The Rosa chinensis cultivar Old Blush chromosome 7, RchiOBHm-V2, whole genome shotgun sequence DNA segment ttctggaaaaaaaggaaagaagtaGCGGGCCGGGCCTGGGTCGGGTGGTTTTTCGGGTCAAGGCCCGGGATCTGATTGGGTATTAATCTTATAGGGAGAGGTTTTTTGCTTGGTCAAAATAGAAAATTTAGGTAGGAAGAAAGTTGAGATTGAAGAGAGGCATTTGCTCCTACATTTTGGGGAGAGAGAGTGGCTTCTTGTTCTCTACTTTTACTGTTCTGAGCTCCATAGATCTCAGTTTATTACACTAGATTTGAGTTTCGAATGACGTAACAtctgttttgaacttttgataaaTCATAcactatttattttgaattagTTTATAAATATGCTAagttatttaaaaataaaaatgaggaCATAGTATGTGAGAAATATATGACTTGAATTTGCAATTGTTAGCATTTTCTTTCAccatgtaattttttttcccttgaaaATATGatagaaaattacaaagagCTAGGATTCCCTTGGATTTTATATGAGACTTTAACGAAAAGTTGTATCCTTGTTATACGAGGAGAGAAATGATTACACCACATACTGCTTTGGGAATAAGTTTGGCTTAATTTAGCAAAATGATATGCTACCATACATTTTGGTTTCTCTGTAAATACGATGAAAAAAAATGGTTGTAAAACTTAAAGTCAAGTACTAATATCTTGCAAAAGTGTGGACAAGAAGAGATGTCCTTCTGTAATCAATAATTTTGGTGTTTTGAAGTAAAAAGTTGAGGATTAAATTTAGCAACTAAAATCGCAAAGACCTAATACGTACAGTAGTGGAACTCTATTTATAACTTAGTTAAATAACGTACACTTAACAACAATCAACGGACTCTTAGTCATATAATAAGATGTTGCTCATTTAATACGTACACAATCTCAAGTTTTATAATATGTATACTTTTATTAATGATCGATCGACGACATATACTCAACTAATCAGTAGTAAAATGAAATGCTTTAGTTAATTGATATCAATCATGGGCACTTATGGCCGTGATACTCCATATCAGTATAGCACTTGCCACACTTATCCATGTTGGCGCCATATTCTCCCGGTGGAACACATTTGCACCGGCTACAGCACTTCATACACAACCTCCTGCATATCTTCCTGTGTGGTTCTACTCTACACCTCGCTGCACACAACGGCATGCAATCTGCAACAAAATTGAACTAAATAAATTGGAACTTGAAAAAATAATTACAACTGTTAAAGTGGAGATGGTATTTTTGTTCATATAGGTACCTCTATGAGTATTCACAATGGGAGTGGACGATGTTGCGGGTGGTGTTGCTTGTGCACAAATGACTGGCGAGGGTGCTTCGGGAATGCCCGGATATAGCCACATACTTAATAAACTTTGGGACTGGTGACTGGCGGGTGGTTTTACTTGTGCACAGGTAACCGGTGTGGGCGACCGTGGTAGAGTAGCAATGGGCTGATTTAGCAGTAACGGTGATGATTCGGGTGCTTTAGGAACATTGCGCGGATATAGCCACGTACCGAGTAAACTTTGGCGTTCACTTTGATCCTGTTCGAACGCAACACAAAAGGATATAATTGATCCAAACATATTGAATAGGACTAACTGAGAATAAACGAAAGATTAATAATAGGGTAAAATTATATTACGATATGCCTACCTTCTTCTTGACTTTCTCGTGATCATCATAGCATGAGACCTACGAAAATGATCGAGGATATATATCAAAGAACCGCAACACTAATTGTAAAAGGAAGAATGAACACGAAAATATAACGAAAGATTAATTACCCTAGTAGCGACAAGGAGAACAGAGGCACAAAGAATAAGCATAGCTTTGAAAGCCATTACGGAGAAGACGATGAGAATATGTGTGCGCCTTTATATAGTGTCGAAAACTAGAAAATAAGGAGCAGAAAATCCGGTAAAGATAAGCCCCATGCCAGCTGATGATTCATGAATTGTGAAACATAAGTCATGGCTTGCTGTCCAAAATctgacttaagagtttgaaccTTAATTTTTTCTCCATATATGTATGCACTAGACTACATGAAACATCTACATGCATTTCTTATAAGAGTATGTCTCACTAAATCAATTGGTACCAACATTGTACCCGAACCTAACTAAATTGCATCAaactttcacattttcatttgcaattgcTTGCCTAGCTATTTGACCTTCCTGATTTTTTGTTTATGGGAGCTTGCTTTTCCTGCTTTTGTTGCAAAAGGCCAATACAAAGTTAAGAACCTTTTTGGGGCAGGAGAAATGAAGATCGACCTTGAACAGCGTTATTATCCACGGAGATTGCAATTGGTGCAAATTCTAGcataattttgtttctttcaacTTCCATGTTTGGATTAATCCAGTCCATTTTTTGCTATAAAATGTACCGATATCCTTATATTCATTTTAACTTCAACAAGCAGGATAGCATCCACAGTGCTgtgggtttgtttgtttgatgcAGCATTTTCAATCTAACATTATTACGTTTTGTTTGAACTTTTAATGACCCAGACTATAGCTTAAAGAGCTTCATATTAGAAATTTGTAATAACTATTATCCCAAATTGATGCTCAGCACACATTATATTCTTTGCGGCAGGTAATTAAATGTTCTTATTCAGAATGTAGAATGTACTAACAAATAAAGAGAGATAGGAAGAACACATAAATCAACACTCCAAAGCAGTTGGCCATCCTAAATTGGCATTCAAAGGACATGCAAGCTTAAAGCTGGATTGCACACAACTGTGCAACCAAAATTTTTAGGTTGAATAAACATAATTGAAACATATATAAGaacataccttttttttttttcgttctaAAACACTCACGGTGGGCAACAATATCACAAATCACAAACATAGTTCTGTTCAAAGCTTCTTGCAGTTATGCCACTCCATGACACTTATTATGCAACCAAGTGATTTCCAAACCAACCAAAACTTAATCCTAAGGCCCTAAACCATTCATGTAGAACTCTCTTGCTAGCCATTTTAGTCACTACCCTATACTGTAATCATGCCTCCCGTAAACGGGACAAGTTATGGTACCGTGATGTTTATCATGCAATCACTTTGCATCTACTTTAGCAAAAATTACAACCTTGAGAACAAAATTATCATATGCATTTACACTATTTAAATATAActaaaccaaaattacaacattgacaacaaatttgttcaaaaacttaaaACAAGGTCATAGGTGGTATAATTATCATTAATAGAACGAAGATTATATACAAAATATGACTCAcgttaccactctgacaacgtACCAATTTGTTCTTACATTTATAATTGTTTGTATGACATACATGTACGTATCATAAAAATTTTCCCCGTGAACCATTCAACTGAAACAAAAAGGAGGAAAAAAGCTATAGCAGTTGATAAAATTGCTTCAAGAATCAAGATGTTGTCATGAACCGCTACCATAACCACCCACCCCTCATTAGAATTACCTGCATTGATCGTAATAATGCCTTCAGATCAGCATTCTCAGCCGTCAAGTCTTGATTTTTGGCCTCATAAGCATCCACTCCCAAACTAAAGAAATCGACCAAGCTGCGTACAATCTTTTTATAAAAATCATGATTAGTCTTCTTTTCGGTCCATGTCCCCCGCTGCTAGCTCTCTTCTTTATGTTTTCATGTAATATTAGGAAAAATTAGGTGGATGAATATGAAATTGTGTAGGCTTGTACGAAATTCAGCTAATTAGTACCTGAAGCAAATTCATTATCTCCATGCCTGATCTagattccttcttttccttcatcAACACTTGGTTTAGCCTCTCCTGATATTATAAAAGCATGACTAGCTCATACTTTTCAAATCATGTAATCAGTCATGTATGAAATTCTTTTTTGAAACATAAATACCCAAATGTTGTCCTAAAAGTAGATAATAGATTTAAAATATAAAGTACCTACAGCTTCACGTACtccttttcttgtttcttcttctcatgCATTTGTTGTGTCTTTTAATCACTTCTCAAGATCCTAAACTATATCATCTTAACAACAAAAACTCATTTAACAAATTCAAAGGCAAC contains these protein-coding regions:
- the LOC121050415 gene encoding gibberellin-regulated protein 14-like → MLILCASVLLVATRVSCYDDHEKVKKKDQSERQSLLGTWLYPRNVPKAPESSPLLLNQPIATLPRSPTPVTCAQVKPPASHQSQSLLSMWLYPGIPEAPSPVICAQATPPATSSTPIVNTHRDCMPLCAARCRVEPHRKICRRLCMKCCSRCKCVPPGEYGANMDKCGKCYTDMEYHGHKCP